In Haematobia irritans isolate KBUSLIRL chromosome 1, ASM5000362v1, whole genome shotgun sequence, a genomic segment contains:
- the LOC142220816 gene encoding uncharacterized protein LOC142220816 produces the protein MPTTEASTTDSSLPISSKSPTHKTPSQDSVDTSKRLMDTHHSISEKPKKFNGPEWRKACDESFVPGVPRKFIGTCPPNIEQIARMSKTRQKFFLTQDPRKTQCLVNPGLLHSKKLSQEKEFNALTNMVKYAQNTVDSTEDMEKRSEESVICEVIDLENPLQLDFQGMDYKNTYQLDEQDLQNQRNYRRVERYMERRRVKAETKVNVEEELHQERIRIPRGFDVRDRNTPRTPTPPPEPNKLGELFRSADKEINREIINKESSRRYERYRSLYLANKTRQDQKKERLKKEEEIRKENIGLIKAEQNFQKISHKMDTIIKRSLKANKDKERDVYGDATKKEMMKGEEKREKFIQKPKENLSTFNKPENQDLTLNAPQVGKIASKFKLRGNLDYYAHKEASGKGPNCITRDQWLQELVPKREKIKLDVEVGLQKSQSPDDPNLRLFTPKFGYKPPKQDHSAIREYQQKPLGCQYDRVLRKNLKLLKPHLRYSVKKFNLVSYRFGSTAKRLAQFNGNVGKDKDLRDTDQYIENKHQEETKRQNQAKLRRLQLLGIPCRVDGRNENQIENEDFSSSSTDSEWVPAKDSLELSGKFDNHLRDIIPLVRRTNMPAPKFREPTLRQHPKRPRDYEALRIPSEEFDKVVEDSTIPYLYKLQSDLIDPANAGLLQHRPYNKMLEVRHHHDHWNPIQQQTVDVHYQPRKVKPEITEEKNIKKETGKEKENEREIFQKAQPPCSKYVEKNITMPKWNMDEILRNYKFSSYKKAEENTEAMLKAKDLCKPQDFILSTRDPKELQDLQYPGREEYLKFLNEIKSSIKESQENEDPQSRLYGEDKASLLKDLQEEIHSIESCLTSLSSSQCTNFTNDSGSYLLMEGKEKIPLDYIRKSLVPFEELHRSRFRFEPIDVQREEDNPYRVLPFSGQIHEQRKLSAPKDKFYTFNTRLRSGLRLRLQVPPVNVAQIKIGPKGRKYKNIVATDIDENYVQVLKNRSSVKMFKYKTTRNLIKDALRLKFESMVVQGEMVRSKIYDRINDEHWSHMLGLKELYEKLFDKWEKTEYDSAMAVVYKVKDVYDETDRLRKDIKEMEKDQVILNMDIVFIEGHWIRCIMLQNFHYLMGDLEWRLQNDWIHRITLKEITENVTQNGPSENTSSLQISDSSSSVDEIASILLENFEESIMKRSKVNIRQRDKDDAWAIKTFYEEIYLPNKHPNLIVFPNAHSFLQGLENLKTKTFILLLEMHFALTIHSELQDRLESFLEWCMEDLKEKKEYVSRKCAKLYFMEDRAAWLRKQSLSYLDKPVDESFNDVAFLKDRALVAEAWRRIVPANMRGSSEDLLAVDMVAMMSQVVMDLIAKFESIPMEDCTAIENKLRKRRNYRRKQSHHACHVEKRIEQEMQKVVRNLEPPPTLEERKSKRPKKLQRLYLRKRTKAPSICEKKISERAKFFFEAFHEDGADITKPSEIRDSIAQVDAIQEQIVPFYFDHFLKLNGYTPDYNFKTQIELRDGPELDRLKIRSVIPEIQQRMLQWEAMKKKIMEDHIAQNPNMYVNVV, from the exons ATGCCAACAACAGAAGCGAGTACAACAGATAGTAGCCTGCCCATCTCCTCCAAATCACCCACACATAAAACCCCAAGTCAAGATTCAGTTGATACATCCAAAAGACTGATGGACACCCATCATAGCATTTcggaaaaacctaaaaaatttaatggtcctGAATGGCGCAAAGCTTGTGATGAAAGTTTTGTTCCTGGTGTTCCACGAAAGTTCATAGGCACTTGCCCTCCAAATATTGAGCAAATAGCAAGAATGTCCAAAACAAGACAGAAATTCTTTCTAACACAAGATCCTCGCAAAACTCAATGCCTTGTGAATCCCGGGTTATTACATTCCAAAAAATTGTCCCAAGAAAAAGAATTTAATGCTCTTACCAATATGGTGAAATATGCCCAAAATACTGTGGACAGCACTGAAGATATGGAAAAACGATCCGAAGAATCTGTTATTTGTGAAGTTATTGATTTGGAAAATCCATTACAATTGGATTTTCAAGGTATGGATTATAAAAATACCTATCAGTTGGATGAACAGGATTTACAAAATCAAAGAAATTATCGTCGAGTGGAACGTTATATGGAAAGACGAAGGGTTAAGGCTGAAACTAAGGTCAATGTCGAAGAGGAGTTACATCAGGAGCGAATAAGG ATTCCCCGAGGATTTGATGTTCGTGATCGTAATACTCCCCGAACACCAACACCTCCCCCAGAACCTAATAAATTGGGTGAATTATTTCGATCAGCAGATAAGGAAATAAATCGAGAGATTATAAATAAGGAGAGTAGTAGAAGATATGAACGTTATAGATCTCTCTATCTAGCTAATAAAACACGTCAGGATCAAAAGAAAGAAAGACTCAAAAAGGAGGAGGAAATTCGTAAAGAAAATATTGGTCTTATAAaagcagaacaaaattttcaaaaaatttcccataaaatggATACAATAATTAAAAGGTCGCTGAAAGCGAATAAAGACAAGGAAAGGGATGTTTATGGAGATGCGACAAAGAAAGAGATGATGAAGGGGGaagaaaaaagagaaaaatttatacaaaaacctaAGGAGAATTTGTCAACTTTTAATAAACCTGAAAATCAGGATCTCACTTTAAATGCTCCACAAGTTGGTAAAATTGctagcaaatttaaattaagagGTAATCTTGATTATTATGCTCACAAAGAGGCTTCTGGAAAGGGTCCCAATTGTATAACCCGCGACCAATGGCTACAAGAATTGGTCCCTAAAagagaaaaaatcaaattggaTGTGGAAGTAGGTTTACAAAAATCCCAAAGTCCTGATGATCCCAATTTAAGGTTATTCACTCCAAAATTTGGTTATAAACCTCCAAAGCAAGACCATTCGGCAATTAGAGAATATCAGCAGAAACCTTTGGGTTGTCAATACGATAGAGTATTGAGAAAAAATCTAAAGTTACTCAAACCACATTTACGGTATTCagtgaaaaaattcaatttagttAGCTATCGTTTTGGAAGCACAGCCAAACGGTTGGCTCAATTTAATGGTAATGTCGGCAAGGATAAAGATCTTAGAGATACCGatcaatatatagaaaataaacacCAAGAGGAAACTAAACGTCAGAATCAAGCCAAATtaagacgtttacaacttttgggAATACCCTGTAGAGTAGATGGGAGAAACGAAAATCAAATAGAGAATGAAGATTTTTCATCATCTTCTACTGATTCCGAATGGGTTCCTGCAAAGGATTCCCTTGAGTTATCAGGAAAATTTGACAACCATTTGAGGGATATAATACCTTTGGTTAGACGTACCAATATGCCTGCGCCCAAATTTAGGGAACCAACATTACGACAACATCCTAAACGCCCTAGAGATTATGAGGCTTTGCGAATACCCTCAGAGGAATTCGACAAAGTTGTTGAAGATTCGACCATACCATACTTGTATAAGTTGCAATCAGACTTAATTGATCCAGCCAATGCAGGTTTGCTGCAACATCGACCCTATAACAAAATGTTGGAAGTTCGCCATCATCATGATCACTGGAATCCTATACAACAGCAAACTGTTGATGTTCATTATCAACCTCGTAAAGTAAAACCAGAGATTACCGAagagaaaaatataaagaaagagACGGGGAAAGAGAAAGAGAATGAAagagaaatatttcaaaaagcCCAACCCCCTTGTTCGAAATATGTTGAGAAGAATATAACCATGCCCAAATGGAatatggatgaaattttaagaaattacaaattttcctCTTATAAAAAGGCAGAAGAAAATACTGAAGCCATGCTAAAGGCCAAAGATCTTTGTAAacctcaagactttattttaagtaCTCGAGACCCGAAAGAACTTCAGGATCTACAATATCCAGGAAGAGaagaatatttgaaatttctaaATGAAATCAAATCATCTATTAAGGAAAGCCAGGAAAATGAAGATCCCCAGAGTCGCTTATATGGTGAAGACAAAGCCTCTCTTCTCAAGGATTTGCAGGAAGAAATCCACAGCATTGAAAGTTGTCTAACCTCCCTGAGTAGTTCACAATGTACCAACTTTACCAATGATAGTGGTAGCTATCTTCTAATGGAAGGTAAAGAGAAAATCCCATTGGATTATATACGGAAATCATTGGTTCCCTTTGAGGAATTGCATAGATCCAGATTTCGCTTCGAGCCCATAGATGTCCAAAGGGAAGAGGATAATCCTTATCGTGTCCTTCCTTTCTCTGGACAAATACATGAACAACGTAAATTATCTGCTCCCAAGGATAAATTCTATACATTCAATACCCGTCTGCGAAGTGGTTTAAGATTACGTTTGCAAGTCCCTCCTGTAAATGTGGCACAGATAAAAATAGGCCCTAAAGGtcgtaaatataaaaatatcgtaGCCACCGATATTGATGAGAATTATGTTCAGGTCTTAAAGAATCGCTCTTCGGTGAAGATGTTCAAATACAAGACCACACGTAATTTAATCAAAGATGCCCTAAGGCTTAAATTCGAATCCATGGTGGTACAGGGTGAAATGGTTCGTTCAAAGATATATGATCGTATAAATGATGAACATTGGTCCCATATGCTTGGACTGAaagaattatatgaaaaactctttgATAAATGGGAAAAGACGGAATATGATTCTGCAATGGCTGTTGTCTATAAGGTCAAGGATGTCTATGATGAGACAGATCGTTTGAGGAAAGATATCAAAGAAATGGAAAAGGATCAAGTCATATTGAATATGGATATTGTATTTATAGAAGGTCATTGGATTCGTTGTATAATGTTACAGAATTTCCATTATCTAATGGGCGATTTGGAATGGCGTCTACAAAATGATTGGATTCATCGTATAACCTTAAAAGAAATCACTGAAAATGTTACTCAAAATGGTCCTAGTGAAAATACTTCTTCCCTTCAAATTTCTGACTCTTCCTCCTCGGTGGACGAGATCGCTTCTATcctcttggaaaattttgaagaatccATTATGAAAAGATCCAAAGTTAACATACGTCAACGTGACAAGGATGATGCTTGGGCCATTAAGACATTCTATGAAGAGATATATTTACCAAACAAACATCCCAATCTCATTGTATTTCCCAATGCCCATAGTTTCCTTCAGGGTTTGGAAAATCTTAAGACCAAAACATTTATCCTGCTTTTGGAAATGCATTTTGCATTGACCATTCATTCTGAACTTCAAGACAGATTGGAATCATTTTTGGAATGGTGTATGGAAGATTTAAAAGAGAAAAAAGAATATGTTTCACGTAAATGtgctaaattatattttatggaAGATCGTGCTGCTTGGTTACGTAAACAATCGTTGTCGTATTTGGATAAACCTGTGGACGAATCATTCAATGATGTGGCATTTCTTAAAGATCGTGCCCTGGTGGCAGAAGCTTGGCGTCGTATTGTCCCCGCTAATATGAGAGGATCTAGTGAAGATTTATTGGCTGTGGATATGGTCGCCATGATGTCACAGGTTGTCATGGATTTGATAG caaaattcgaaTCCATCCCCATGGAAGATTGTACTGCTATTGAAAATAAACTGCGAAAACGACGTAATTATCGTCGGAAACAATCCCATCATGCTTGCCACGTAGAGAAGCGTATTGAACAGGAAATGCAAAAGGTTGTGCGAAATCTCGAACCACCACCAACTCTTGAGGAGAGAAAATCGAAACGTCCTAAAAAATTACAACGACTCTATCTTAGAAAACGCACAAAAGCACCATCGATttgtgaaaagaaaatttccgaaagagcaaaatttttctttgaagcTTTCCATGAGGATGGGGCTGACATTACAAAACCCAGTGAAATACGTGATAGTATAGCTCAAGTCGATGCGATACAAGAACAAATTGTTCCATTCTATTTTGATcatttccttaaattaaatggCTACACACCGGATTATAATTTCAAAACACAAATTGAATTACGTGATGGCCCCGAATTGGATCGTTTGAAAATACGTTCAGTTATTCCGGAGATCCAGCAGCGTATGCTACAATGGGAAGCCATGAAGAAAAAGATTATGGAGGATCATATTGCTCAGAATCCGAATATGTATGTGAATGTTGTATAA